The Littorina saxatilis isolate snail1 linkage group LG1, US_GU_Lsax_2.0, whole genome shotgun sequence nucleotide sequence ACTCGTTCACAGATCTGCTGGACCCCTCTCCATGTTAGGAGCAAACTATGGGCACTTAAACAAGCAGTTCCAGCGTCCCTGCAAATCAGTCTCAGCTTGTGGCTCGATAACGCGTacacttttttaattttcacaATTGTTTaaattatttgttgttgttgctttctgtAACAAAAGAGTGACAGCTAAAGGAAGCGCACTCGCAAGGCACATACACATGCGCGATCGCGGGCTCGAGGGCCTCGACACATGGAGCCATCGTGGATTTACAGCAGCTTTTCtaatttaaacaaaaatcattatttttttgtaaatcaattgtatttttttaaattttgcttATTAACGGTTGAGGACAGAACGTGTGTGCGACGTTTTCCCTTTGTATGTTTGCTCAGCAGTCAAACAAGTTTCTATCAATCAATGGTTGCCACATCCAATTACTTTTAGTCACTGAAGCATCTCAGTGCAATGTTGACACAATCAAGTGTCAGTTTGTAGTGACGATCGATAAAATGGTTTCAATCTGACGGTGAggatttggtttttttatgaCTAGGAAGGGATGCAAAACCTTCAGAGGAAACATTTTAATTTCAACAACACAACATAACGATTACATTCTGAGCACATGTACACCAATGTGTTGAGGGTTTTGAGTAGAAACAGCATGTACCAGTATCTCATTGCGTTTCTGTCGAGGCATCGTGTAGAAAATCCTGACTGCTTACATTTCAGTGTTAATTAGCAAAAGTTTGTGGGGCCTGTTTGTCGAACGGACACGACAAACTGACACGGTGACCTCGCGTTGCAAGTGGAAACCAGGAAATATAATGTGTTGTAGTGTTCTGTCCATCTTTGTGTTGCGTGAGCGTGCATTGATCCAATCTTGCGGGTGAGAGTACTTTGCCCAGAACCTGAAATGGtgtgatggagagagagagagagagagagagagagagagagagagagagagagagagagagagagagagagagagagagagagagagagagagagagagagagagagagagagaattgaattgaattgaactttatttaacaaggattaagatttaaggctacgccttttcttacaatctgtccttgggacgcatagacatacaataatataattaaaaaattaaaaattaaaatattaaaaagttaaccaacaaaaaggaggtcggaaaacttcagcacgtgataataaagatgacgatgatgatgatgatgacgatgatgatgatgataatgatgatgatgaagatgaggcatgaagagcatacataatgtggttattcataaaatcaaatgcatactatgcaggtaattataaaaacaagctggtagcaatcgaacatgtagcaatagtacaacaaaaatatgttcagaaaatgcacagcatatctttgacgtaatacttagtgtggtaaatcaaaaggcgttaaactactcagacattaagtggtttttaacacatttttaaaaactttttaatgactttaagtgcttaaagaatgatggaagtgaattccaaactgaagtacccgaaaaagcaagactggtcttatacaggtcaattcgtggaatcggtgggatcaagttgaccgactcatatctgtgggtagctttataaaataatgatgtaatgtaaatcggcactttaacgtaatacaatttatgcatgaaaatggctttgtttaattTGAGATgtttttccagtggaagaaagttaagcatttttaatttcatatctgttgatgcattatcctttacgatgagtttggccgagcgacgatagagagagtctaactttttcaagtggacatcactgctgccatctcagagcgtcgaaacataattaatgtgaggcattacatgagcatggtggaacatttccagagagagagagagagagagatagaaagagagagagagagagagagagagagagagagagagagagagagagagagagagagagagagagagagagagagagagagagagagagagagagagagagattaacgaTTAACGAGTTTATTGCATTTAGGCAACATGCCCCTTGCAATGGGGGGAAAAACGTGGCAAAAACAACGTCAAGGACAAACATAAATGTAATACTGGTGGACTATCTAGTCCATCAGAAAAAGTAATTGTGATATTATATAATATGTACATTACAATGACGGCCATAGCCGGTTAAATAGTGTAGTTAAGTTGTcgcctttttgagtcacttgagaaaaagtgactctatgtaatcggtcagtgttagtctgtccggccggccggccggccgtccggccggccgtccggccggccgtccggccggccgtccgtagacaccaccttaacgttggacttttctcggaaactatcaaagcgatccggctcatattttgtttagtcgtgacctccaatgacctctacactttaacgatggtttcgttgacctttgacctttttcaaggtcacaggtcagcgtcaaaggaaaaattagacattttatatctttgacaaagttcatcggatgtgattgaaactttgtaggattattctttacatcaaagtatttacatctgtagccttttacgaacgttatcagaaaaacaagggagataactagccttttctgttcggcaacacacaacttaacgttgggcttttctcggaaactataaaagtgaccgggctcaaattttatgtgaacgtgactcccagtgacctctacactttgacgtctgctttggtgacctttgacctttttcaaggtcacaggtatgtcttgaaggaaaaaaattgaaatatcatatctctgaaactattcatcggatttgattcaaactttataggattattctttacatcaaattatttacatctgtattgtgttgtgaatagcaatttcttcctgtccatcatataatattcagaactgcgaaagtgactcgatcgagcgtttgctcttcttgtctgCTATTGTTCAGGATTTGCAATCAGCTCTTGTCTAAGTTTTaaacaatcaaaaataaatgatgcCAGCATTTCCTGATTTTCAATATTCATTAAGTTGACAAAATTTATacaaaaaaggagagagagagagagagagagagagagagagagagagagagagagagagagagagagagagagagagagagagagagagagagagagagagagagagagagagagagagagagagagagagagagagagagacgtattTGATTGTGCAAAAATATCATCTGACTTTGCCGACACTTTTTGGAGTATCAACAAAAATTCTGCATCACAAACCACAACCTTAAAAACATAATTATTCACTCACCTTCGCTCACAGACGAAAAAAGGAAGACTGCGACAACAAGTGTGATCAACAGATTAGCAAGCTTATAATAAATGCGACCATCTGTACGTTGTAAACTGAACGCCATTTTTGATGAACAGTTGATGAACAGTTGATGAAAAGACGATGTCTTATCAAGAAGAAAATTAATACACAGTTGTTTTGTTCAGCAGTTGAACTGATTCGGCAACCTCAGTAATCCAATCAACACTGATTAAAACTTCTGTTTTATGTGGGCTTTTTCCGCGTTCACTCACACACTCTTCCGACTGGTAACTGTCGGCTTTGGTGTGAACATCCACAGTGTTCATGCAGCTGTATCCGTGCGGATGAGATGTTCTGTTCAGAAATGACGGAGACTATTACCACGTGCTGAGACGAGAAACCTTGTTGTTTAGCCTATCCCGTCACACAATGTATCTCTCCTCACACAGCaacttgtttgtttatgttcgtttgtttgttttttccccttTCGTACACTGTGGGGAAACACAGTCATGAACCACCACACAGATCTTCAATGAACGATTCACTGTTACAACCTCACAGCTCGTGCTTCAGATTGATACACGCGCAAAACACTTCAGTTTCGTTGTACATAGATAACGACTCCGGCGCTTGGTGCTTCGGGCTATCGTAGAATGGCAGACGCTAGCTAACAAGTGATGGTTTTGACGCATCTTCGCACCATCTTATTAGATAACGTTGCCGACAGAGCGCCTGCTCCCGCTCAATTATGGTGGGGGTAATTGCATCCCGCCCCTCCTAATGATGCGCCGCTCCGCATTCCTTTACCCGTTACCGTACACTTTCTGAAAACAGCGCCGCGTTCTCCAAGCATGTCCCCTCCTCGACCAACTGCGGATCCAGACATGGCCTGACCaaacagatctgaggaccaaaatgtggggagcactggaggacctggaaagaacgtccatgttcatggcatcctccagattccgagtctgacacaaccgtcgtacgaagaagaagaagaagaagcgccGCGTCGTACCGTGGTGCTGGATGCATCCATAGGCGAGATAGTTTGGTTTACGACTGTACTGTGTGTGAAAAACACCCCGAGAAGGTTACTAGAGCGCACGTACAGTACATTAGCTCTGTGTATTTAAAATCTAAGATGCACAAAAGCTATGTGTTTAGTCCAGTCATTGATCGTGTGCAAAAAATTGAACAGGGACATACTTTTCATTTCCTGCTTGAAATGCATTGTTTCGGCGAtttagtttcagtttcagtcaaAGTATTTTCCAGGTCGAATTGCCGATTGCCTTAAttcctttcttcctcccttcctcccttccaACCGTCCTTCCTGCCTTCCTTTTTTGTTTACATAATATATCTTTCTTgcgatttttctttctttacctTCTTCTTACTTAGTTGTTTTTCTGTCACCTTATTCCTCCTTTACGTTCCACCTTTTCTGTGTATGCTTCGAACGATTCCCATTCCCATTGATAGAAACATGCAATCATAACACTGCGCTTTCACATGCATACTACACTTCTAGAAAAATATGGCATTTATTGGAACAAGTACGGTCTCATTGACGGCTAGCTTCATTGTTTTGGAACCAACTCGTATGCTTGCGGGAGCCAAACCGGAACTTTACGACTACAAGTGGAACCTCGTGCCACTGGTCGACGCAGTGCGCGCTTCAAGAGGCAGGCAGGGATAAATAACATGCTGCAGTGTCATATCATGACGTCAGACGAGCAACACACAAATTGAAACGATATGTTGAGTTTGTTTCATTCATTTTAAGTTTGTTTAGTTAATTTAGGATTGAAAGGTATTGTGTATGGCTTTTGCATGACGTTTGAAAGTGTAATGATGTGTGATTAGTTTATCTGCATGCGTGTTTAATATTGGATTatttttgttgtagtgtggTTTCTTCGCCCTTATTAAACAATTATAAAACTTGAACAAAATCGGCATTCCATAGTGTTGAACTAACTGTGCTTTGGAAGCCACACACAAATTACTACGTTAGACTCTATTTCCTTTCGCCCTCGCTCGATCGTTGCTCGTCGAACGTCATAACATAAAAGCACTGTAAGTTATCTTTCCCGTGGCAGAGAAACTCGCAGTCTCTCAGTGAATGAACTGTCGTTAATAGAGCGCTGGCTGGTAGTAAGTAATTAAAAGCGAAGGGGCGGAGATAGGGTTGGGTTAATTAGGTTAATTAGGTCAAGCGTAATTGTGAAAGGGGTTAACTTGGCTAAATTGCGTCGGGGTGTTAATTGCGTTAATTAGAATCGTGTACCCACTTCCCATGGTTAGACTGTAAGACGGAGTACGAGAATATTTGTCATAAATCAGTAATTTTCCGTTCTGTACTGACGCCGCAGTTTCAAAAATTCCGCAGAGGCATCGGTCTGTAGCTGTTGCGTAGTTTTGGAGAAGGAATTTTACGTTTCTCTTTATGCCTGTGCACGTGGTTAGAAATTTGATTTCGGAAAGTTccgttgctctctctctctctctctctctctctctctctctctctctctctctctctctctctctctctctctctctctctctctcacacacacagacacgcacggacactcacacacacacggacattcacacacacacacacacacacacacacacacacacacacacacacacacacacacacacacacacacacacacacacacacacacacacacacacacacacacacacacacacgcgcgcgcgacaATGTTTCCAAACGGTCTGACCTGTTCATAAAATTGAAGTCGACGGTATATTGACACTAACTTCTGTTGCTTAAAAACGAGTATTCAAATAGGTTTAAAACTGCATGATTTCAAGATGTTTGATTGAATGTGGCTTATTAAGACCAACATCAAAAGACCCAACCAGTATCACACTTTGACCTCGGGTTTTTTCACTGTTGCCACTGAGGACGTTTAAGTCATTCACCAAAACAGCAAAATCGCATCGTGTGACACCCCCTTAACCAAGCTGACTAATGAAGTATTATTCCATTCACTTCACACGTTTGGCTGTAAGGCTACGTGATAATCGCGGAGTCCGCTGTTTTGACGCCAACAAACTAGAGAGCGCGAAGGCAGTGAATAGAGCGTCATTTGACGCACTTGGCGACACAGAATAGCAGACGATTCACATTTGGATCGGTCACCGGGGGGTGGCCTGAATGAGTCACACAATAGTGGTCAATTCTACAGCAACTGCTGAATGTTACGTCGTCCGTAGCATTGGTCTGGATGTGGGGATGGTCGTAGTATCTTTGTTAAAGGGATAATACCCAAGAAAGATCAGATCTTTTCAAAGTTGTACCAAACGAATCTCATACTGCTACCGCGCAGGAGGACTGCTTATACTTTGCAATTTAGTAAGTCAAGTTACGTAAATGtagaacaagcacacacaagagcatctgtgtgtcacagtgtgtgtgtgtgtgtgtgtgtgtgtgtgtgtgtgtgtgtgtgtgtgtgtgtgtatgtgtgtgtgtgtgtgtgagtgtgtacgtgcgagagatagagagtgagagagagaggaggggggggggggaggcggcaGAGAGATGTATGTGTATGCAGGCTTGAAATGCATAGTATTGCTATTGACACAGTGATAGCAAAAATTGGGTTTAaaaaaatagtgatatcgaaACGTAGTGAAAatgagacgtagtgataatgacacGCGTGCCTGTTGTCAATAGCGCTACGTTTGAAAGCACTACGTGTTATCATCATTTTGTGTTGATAGCACTACAAAAATAGTGATATGGACACGTATTGATTATGAGAGTCACCCGAAGGTTCAGAAATGAGATCTGGTTAGAAATcagttgtggtttttttgcggGTCTAATTTAGAACGTCTTTGCATGGGCGTCATTTATCCTTAGTGATGTTCGTACATGCAAACGGTACGTATGCGAAACTATAAATGCGTCCAGCGGAAAGACTCACACGGGTTAGTCACTCATGTTTGAAGAGCATACAACAATGCTTCTTGTGTTCCGCTGATTGTCGAGCGATGACACCATATTGCACAGAACCGTGGGGAAACTTTCTATAGAAATGAAATAGGAAAAAGAGGTCTCGTCAGTGTTTCACCTTTCACGCTGATTTAACGGAAAGTTCTAATGGAGATGCTTTCCGAAACTAACCGATATGCTCTTGATTAACCTGATATCACTTGATGAAGCACAGGCTCTCTACTGTTTGAAGAAGACTTGTCGATGAAGTCACTGCACGTATTACTCTTGACCTTCTAAAATTATTCCGCGAAGTTTTAGGGTTGTGTTCGTGACGATTTGGTGTCATtgcaaatatgacgtcatcgagaGTGTGGTAGGTTCCCATTCAATTGTTTGCATGAGGAAATGACACGGCGAAAGGAACTTCATTGCCATGCACGATCGACTTTCCTGACTAAATGACAAACATTCTGATGTTTTTGTTAATCAACACTTAGCTTACTCGTAAATTATTTACGATGTTCATGAATCTGGAATAAGCATTTGCAACAtaacaacagaaaaaaaaactaaaattccCAAGCAAACAAATACCCAAACAGACAAAAGCTgataaaaccaacaaccacaaaaacataaaacaaaaacaatatcaaACAACTCGCGTAAAGCTAAAACAATAAGTTAAGTCAATGTGTGGGACTCACAGAATATAACTGAACGCAGAGGTTTTTTTCACAAACACTATAGTAAGTTATATATTGGTCGGAAACCCAGCGGCAGAGAAAGCGCGGAGACATTGTTTTGGTAACACAAGCTAAATGAACGTAATTTGCATAAAACAGATGTTCTTTTATTTGATCTTATTTTTTTGGCTTGCTTTCAACCCGAAAGCAACATATGTACagtgtatatattttttgattCAGGAAATAATAAGAAATACAAAGCAGTCATTTTTAAATCCGATGGTGAAACTTGGAATTTGATCACAACTTTTATGAACTAATTGATTATTACATTTTTAAGTTTCAATGTTGAAATGCAATCTCATAGTCCGGACAAGGGCAAAGATTGTTTAACCAAAATTTGAATCAATATTTGATTGAGAAATACGGTCGCAAACCGGATACGACGTCATCAAatatatttatcgaaaaacggAAAAAAAACATTGTCGTGATATTATATATGGAGGAACTAGCATAACACATTTCGTAAACATAATTATGTTGGTTAGTTTTCCAGGAATCcacgtgaacacacacacgcactcacacacacacacacacacacacacacacacacacacacacacacacacacacacacacacacacacacacacacatacacacacacacacacaaagacgcaCATAAATGAATACACCACGAACTCAAAAAGCTATCAGAACTACAACAAAATTACTTTATTCGCATGGAACACACAGCATTCCGTGGCGATGCAATGTACAATACTCGATTGGAAAaaaagcagaatgacaggtaaAAAGACAAGAAGTTCACAGGTTCAGACACTGTAATGAATTCAATGCCTGCAGGATGCAACGCATCAAATACACATGTGACTCACATCTAACTCACACATGTTCTTTCCCTCACATACTGAActagaaatccaaaaacagaaatGAACACAGTAAGTGTATTATTTAACAactcacacatatatatatatataattatttcacgaacatacacacatgtatacattttttttataatatcaaaacattaaaaacatGAACAATCAATTATTACAGATATttttatgtctgcctgtctgtctgtctgtgtttaacACTTTGCAGAGAATATGCTTTAACAGCGTGCGCCACAACACCCAATTTAACCTCTACGTAACGACTCTGTTCAGTGGGATATCACGCGGCGGGTCGTTTCTGCAGACACAACATTTCAGACGGCGACTAAGCAGCTGACGGAActgagaagagaagagaaggtAGTAGACAACATTGATTGATGCGTTGAACATCACCAACACCACTGAAACCTCGAGGGCAGTTTCTTGATCAGAGTACCAAAACTCTTCGTCAAATCCCATCTTACTATAGATGTTCAGCGCAAAGATAACAAGTGCCGGCGGGTAGGCGAGTACTGTTGTGACACTCAAACACACGACAGCAGTCAGAGGGCTTCTGAATCTCGCTAGGCGTGTCGCACGTGTCACCGTGTGTTGCAGCGGTTGACCCAGAGCGTTGCGATTACTGGGTTCAAATAGCTTCTTCAACAGGCCGATATTCAGAATCGCCGTCACAACAACGGGCAGGATGAGACTCAGACTGCCTGCAGCTGTGCTGAAGAACATTGCGACTGGATGGTCGGAACTTTTAAAGACTTGAAGAGTTACGATCAGAGGCAGCCATGTCAAAATGCACCAGCTCAGTAGCAGCACGTAGCCCCCTATCACCCGATATTTGGGAAGAAGTGTCTTCACCCTCGTAGGTTGTTTGACACTAAGCAAGCGAACGTAAGCTATGGCCATCGTGGTGTGAGCTGACACAGTGCTGCCTAGTGCAGCCAACACAATGCTGATAACACCGGTCACGTGCAACACAAAGAGGACAATACTGACGAGGTTAACGATGTCGGAGACAGCCAGAGCCTTGAAGAAGAAGGTGGTTGGTTTGAAGCCGGACTCTGCACTCCACACGACCAAGTTCATCACGTTtccacacacacctacagcgGCCAAGAAGGGAATGATATACAATGATTGAATAGAATCACCGATAAAGCGTGTATCGTTGTAGATGTGCTGTGCAGATGCTTGCAGAGAAGGATGAACATTGACTAGAGAAGTAGCGTTCAGCGGCACGGTGTCCATGTCTTGAGTACAGAGGGAAATCAAGTTAACGAACAAGTTTCCGCTGATTGCGACGTTAATGAAGATTACTCGTGCTGGGATTTTCTGCTtctactttaaaggcacagtaagcctcccgtaaaccatcacagagctccccgagcgtctaaatacagtacaagcatacttccatttgaacgctcaccgaacgggaacatcctggctgctttctgtcgagcgtgagacattttccaagaatttattttcgtagacttgttccgttaacaacaacggcgcctcgtttttgcgctagacctaacttttaaaatctaaataataaattgacagcttgttacacaaacattctttaatcataaaagaattcgtttttcatcaagacaagatcagaacaattcgaagttgtgaaagtttaaaaaaagaaaagcccggaagcagggtcacgcaagggtcgtagcagacgacggccggtttatcagtgcaaatcgccgttcctctcaacagtcaaaagccatcgctagagttcttgtgaaccacagccgttgtttcgtgcataaaaaaacccgtgctattgtagataagctcacgtcgagtcgcattcaaatgactaactatgacgactgcattgtgaaaagggaaaactggatcacacgggttcacgatggctcaggggtaagataaaccacgcaaaaataaattctttgaaaattgttcgctctttacggagggcacctaggatgttctcaattggtgagtgtttaaatgaaatggtgtttttactgtgtgtaaaagcctgaccgtatctgtgatggtttacgggaggcttactctgcctttcaAGATAAAGGGAAAATGTGTTCACCAATAAACAATCCTTTGTAGTATGCACAATACGTTTCTTCAGTCTTGGACAGGAACTATTTCTATTTAGCAAAAAACCCAGTCCATGTTACTACAGCTTGACACCAAGACGTTGTATAAATCTTAATTCAGAAGTTCGATCTTAACCACATGCACAGACGAACTTTTACAAGCGCTTCAAAATCCTAATGTACTATTTGACGTTAGTAAAGATGCTACACTCTTTTTGTATCAAGCCATGTCGATAACTCGAACTCCTGTCACATATATGTTCCTTTTTGATCAACCGTTTGTGTAGCAGCCAAGTCGCCCAGTTGCCCTGTGCACTTTCAAAGAACAAGGTTCGCTGTGCTTTGATGCACGCATGCTTTTGGTCCACGTGTGTCTCACGATAAGTCATTTAAT carries:
- the LOC138955728 gene encoding putative G-protein coupled receptor F59B2.13, encoding MDTVPLNATSLVNVHPSLQASAQHIYNDTRFIGDSIQSLYIIPFLAAVGVCGNVMNLVVWSAESGFKPTTFFFKALAVSDIVNLVSIVLFVLHVTGVISIVLAALGSTVSAHTTMAIAYVRLLSVKQPTRVKTLLPKYRVIGGYVLLLSWCILTWLPLIVTLQVFKSSDHPVAMFFSTAAGSLSLILPVVVTAILNIGLLKKLFEPSNRNALGQPLQHTVTRATRLARFRSPLTAVVCLSVTTVLAYPPALVIFALNIYSKMGFDEEFWYSDQETALEVSVVLVMFNASINVVYYLLFSSQFRQLLSRRLKCCVCRNDPPRDIPLNRVVT